A single genomic interval of Suncus etruscus isolate mSunEtr1 chromosome 10, mSunEtr1.pri.cur, whole genome shotgun sequence harbors:
- the EFNA1 gene encoding ephrin-A1 produces the protein MELLWAPLLGLCCSLAAADRHTVFWNSSNPKFRNDYTVRVHLNDYLDIICPHYEDDRVAEADMERYTLYLVEQEQYEMCQPQSKDQVRWLCNHPNARHGPEKLSEKFQRFTPFTLGKEFKEGHSYYYISKPIHQQEDQCLRLKVTINGKIAHNPQAHANPQDKSLSDDPTVQVLHSIGHSAAPRLFPLAWAVLLLPFLLLQAP, from the exons ATGGAGCTCCTCTGGGCCcctctcctgggtctgtgctgcAGTCTGGCCGCTGCGGACCGTCATACCGTCTTCTGGAACAGCTCGAACCCCAA GTTCCGGAACGACTATACAGTGCGTGTGCACCTCAACGACTACCTAGACATCATCTGCCCACACTATGAGGATGACAGGGTGGCAGAGGCAGACATGGAACGCTACACACTGTACTTGGTGGAGCAGGAGCAGTATGAGATGTGCCAACCTCAGTCTAAGGACCAGGTCCGCTGGCTGTGCAACCATCCCAATGCCCGGCATGGCCCTGAGAAGCTGTCTGAGAAGTTCCAGCGTTTCACCCCCTTCACCTTGGGCAAGGAGTTTAAAGAAGGACACAGTTACTACTATATCT CCAAACCCATTCATCAACAAGAAGACCAGTGCTTAAGGTTGAAGGTGACCATCAATGGAAAAATCG cTCACAACCCTCAAGCCCATGCCAACCCACAGGACAAGAGTTTGTCAG ATGACCCCACAGTGCAGGTACTACACAGCATCGGTCACAGCGCTGCTCCTCGCCTCTTCCCACTGGCCTGGGCGGTTCTGCTATTGCCGTTCTTGCTGCTACAGGCCCCATGA